One Desulfobulbus propionicus DSM 2032 DNA segment encodes these proteins:
- a CDS encoding metallophosphoesterase family protein, with protein sequence MRLAILADIHGNYRALEAVLADVAHEGADRIVSLGDNIGYGPEPEEVVRALQGYRVVSVMGNHELGLVSRSYFNRLHAAARDSLTLTRSLLSEESLAWLRALPLVRICCGARLVHGSPPQSATVYLHAPTDTRLRRLFASYPERLCFAGHTHAFGCYWLDQDAIGRRSLAVARVPLVSGRRYLILPGSVGQPRDSLGWQAKYLLWDVDEDSIEVRALAYDVHTTIHLLGERGFPATNAKRLFW encoded by the coding sequence ATGCGTTTGGCGATCCTGGCCGACATCCACGGCAACTATCGGGCACTGGAGGCGGTGCTGGCCGATGTTGCCCACGAGGGTGCGGATCGGATCGTCTCGCTGGGTGACAACATTGGGTACGGCCCGGAACCGGAAGAGGTGGTACGGGCCCTGCAAGGCTATCGTGTGGTCTCGGTCATGGGCAACCATGAGCTGGGCTTGGTCAGCCGCAGCTATTTCAACCGGCTGCATGCGGCGGCCCGCGATTCCCTGACTCTGACCCGTTCCCTGCTGAGCGAGGAATCGCTCGCCTGGCTGCGGGCGTTGCCGTTGGTGCGCATCTGCTGCGGAGCCCGCTTGGTCCATGGCAGTCCGCCCCAATCCGCCACCGTGTATCTCCACGCCCCCACCGACACCCGGCTGCGGCGGCTGTTCGCCAGCTATCCGGAACGTCTCTGCTTTGCCGGTCACACCCATGCCTTTGGCTGTTATTGGCTCGACCAAGACGCGATCGGTCGCCGCTCGCTGGCGGTGGCACGGGTTCCGCTGGTCTCCGGGCGTCGTTATCTGATCCTGCCCGGCAGTGTTGGCCAACCACGCGACAGTCTCGGCTGGCAGGCCAAGTACCTGCTCTGGGATGTGGACGAGGACTCTATCGAAGTGCGGGCGCTGGCCTACGACGTGCATACAACCATTCATCTCCTTGGCGAGCGCGGCTTTCCGGCCACCAACGCCAAGCGCCTTTTTTGGTGA
- a CDS encoding protein kinase domain-containing protein, which yields MKQIGRYEVIRRLGKGGMGSVYKAIVPVIDKVVAIKLLDPNELLEDILGLEQLREIFTFEARTMAAFTQPFLVTAHDFDHDQHGRPFFVMDYICNNLGEMIGETFQIEQPSRIIRAEKVLHYGRQILAALDFLHHNDIIHRDIKPQNILVTDEDTVKICDFGMALVRGVSFSGPDNMQIGSPCYTPPEQRKNPKGVDGRADLYSAAVLLYRMLTGQLPGMQSFPLSLINRRYDRSWDEFFTRALRWQPEERFQSAAEMLAAFDRLQLGQAVGAGACGLAESTQQTVPLRSEPANVCRSRARSLFAVNELFRPLAPVCNRWETAARTVLDRATNLVWQREGSRYPLTFAAAHAYVRQLNDARYDGHGRWRLPTVNELLSLLPDGDHGGLPESPEWPVKWLWSCDRHGHHESWYVNMDMGYAGVRDVNCLNHVRAVADAPVI from the coding sequence ATGAAACAGATCGGCAGGTACGAGGTGATCCGCCGCCTCGGCAAGGGAGGCATGGGGTCGGTCTACAAGGCCATTGTTCCGGTGATCGACAAGGTGGTGGCGATCAAGCTGCTCGACCCCAACGAACTGCTCGAGGATATTCTCGGCTTGGAACAGTTGCGGGAGATTTTCACGTTCGAGGCTCGGACCATGGCTGCCTTTACCCAGCCGTTTCTAGTCACGGCCCACGATTTCGACCATGATCAGCACGGCCGCCCCTTTTTCGTCATGGACTACATCTGCAACAACCTGGGCGAGATGATCGGCGAAACCTTTCAGATCGAACAACCCTCCCGGATCATCCGCGCCGAAAAAGTTCTCCATTACGGTCGCCAGATCCTGGCGGCCCTGGATTTTCTCCACCACAACGACATCATCCACCGCGACATCAAGCCACAGAACATTCTGGTCACCGATGAGGACACGGTCAAGATTTGCGATTTCGGCATGGCCCTGGTGCGGGGAGTCAGCTTTTCCGGGCCGGACAACATGCAGATCGGCTCGCCCTGCTACACCCCGCCGGAACAACGCAAGAATCCCAAAGGCGTGGATGGCCGTGCCGACCTTTATTCTGCGGCAGTGCTGCTTTACCGCATGCTCACGGGGCAACTGCCCGGAATGCAGAGTTTTCCCCTCTCGCTGATCAATCGCCGCTACGACCGCTCTTGGGACGAGTTCTTTACCCGGGCCCTGCGATGGCAACCGGAGGAGCGTTTTCAATCCGCGGCCGAGATGCTGGCTGCCTTTGATCGGCTGCAATTGGGGCAGGCGGTGGGGGCAGGAGCGTGCGGCCTGGCCGAATCTACCCAGCAGACCGTGCCGCTGCGCAGCGAGCCGGCCAATGTCTGCCGTTCGCGCGCCCGGTCGCTTTTCGCGGTCAACGAACTGTTCCGACCGCTGGCGCCGGTATGCAACCGCTGGGAAACGGCCGCGCGCACCGTGCTCGATCGGGCCACCAATCTGGTGTGGCAGCGCGAGGGCAGCCGTTATCCGCTGACCTTTGCCGCGGCGCATGCCTATGTGCGGCAGCTCAATGACGCGCGTTACGACGGGCATGGCCGTTGGCGGCTACCGACGGTCAACGAACTGCTCAGCCTGTTGCCCGACGGCGATCACGGCGGGTTGCCGGAATCGCCGGAGTGGCCGGTGAAATGGCTTTGGTCCTGCGACCGCCATGGACACCACGAAAGCTGGTATGTTAACATGGACATGGGCTATGCCGGAGTGCGGGACGTCAACTGCCTCAATCATGTACGGGCAGTGGCCGATGCGCCGGTGATTTGA
- a CDS encoding sensor histidine kinase, giving the protein MRALLFGSIRTSLIILVLLAVLPALAILLYTGRELRARVVNDAEQYALSQVQAMAAHHERVVDNARLLLMTLAKFSEVQTLNAAACQPLLADMLARNAVYVSLSLADAQGRILAAAPSSSAGHIGASAFFENAMRSRTFTVGDYTLLPNARRVVVQFGQPILDAGNQPVGLLVADFDLNSFGQVFADTRLPEHSIFTLTDVNGMRLTRFPETEKYTWVRDLPQMVARMSGRDEEGTFLETGVDGVNRLYSFKRLHFQGASFPYLMIRLGIPVDQALGEARAVIGRNVALLALAAILALITAWFVAEFTMLRRLNGLMVATDRLKTGDLATRTGMGAEEGELGKLAAAFDAMAEGLEQKEKERALASEQLRRLNEELEQRVAQRTEQLASANRDLAQTLEDLQRTQKQLVLSEKLAALGELVAGVAHEINTPVGVALSAGSTLAEKQRILEEIFAQGGMKRSDLTAYLEEAREGTEMILINLNRASDLIRSFKMVAADQVSESRRLFNVRHYLDEILLSLRPKLKKTRHRVEIVCDPELTIESYPGAFSQILTNLIVNSLIHGFAPDQAGEIRIEVHRTGSTLEFRYADNGRGMDREIVERIFEPFFTTARSQGSTGLGMHIVFNIVTRTLHGAIACESAPGQGTAFCITMPV; this is encoded by the coding sequence ATGCGAGCGCTACTTTTTGGTTCCATCCGCACGAGTCTGATTATCTTGGTGCTGCTGGCGGTACTGCCGGCCCTGGCGATTCTGCTCTATACCGGACGTGAACTGCGCGCCCGGGTGGTGAACGACGCCGAGCAGTATGCGCTGAGTCAGGTCCAGGCCATGGCAGCCCATCACGAACGGGTGGTGGACAACGCCCGGCTGCTGCTGATGACCCTTGCCAAATTCTCGGAGGTACAAACGCTCAATGCCGCCGCCTGTCAGCCGCTATTGGCCGACATGCTCGCCCGCAACGCCGTTTATGTATCCCTTTCCCTGGCCGACGCACAGGGCCGCATCCTCGCCGCCGCGCCGTCCTCTTCCGCCGGACATATCGGCGCGAGTGCCTTTTTTGAGAACGCCATGCGCAGCCGGACGTTCACCGTCGGCGACTATACCCTGCTGCCCAACGCACGACGGGTGGTGGTCCAGTTCGGCCAGCCCATTCTCGATGCCGGCAACCAGCCGGTCGGTCTGCTGGTGGCGGATTTTGACCTCAATTCGTTCGGCCAGGTTTTTGCCGATACCCGCCTGCCGGAACATTCGATTTTCACCCTGACCGACGTTAATGGCATGCGGCTTACCCGATTCCCGGAAACCGAAAAATATACCTGGGTCAGAGATCTGCCCCAGATGGTGGCGAGAATGTCCGGCCGAGACGAGGAGGGGACTTTTCTCGAAACCGGGGTGGATGGGGTCAATCGATTGTACAGCTTCAAACGGTTGCATTTTCAGGGGGCCTCTTTTCCCTACCTGATGATCCGCCTCGGTATCCCGGTGGATCAGGCCTTGGGCGAGGCACGGGCAGTTATTGGCCGCAACGTGGCGTTATTGGCGCTGGCGGCGATTCTGGCCCTGATAACGGCTTGGTTTGTGGCCGAATTCACCATGTTGCGCCGCCTGAACGGCCTCATGGTTGCCACCGATAGATTGAAGACGGGCGATTTGGCGACCCGCACCGGCATGGGTGCCGAGGAGGGAGAATTGGGGAAATTGGCGGCCGCCTTTGACGCCATGGCCGAAGGGCTGGAGCAGAAGGAGAAGGAGCGAGCCTTGGCCTCGGAGCAGCTACGGCGCCTCAACGAGGAATTGGAGCAGCGGGTGGCGCAGCGCACCGAACAGCTGGCCAGCGCCAACCGTGATCTGGCGCAGACACTGGAGGATCTGCAGCGCACCCAAAAACAGCTGGTGCTCTCCGAGAAACTGGCGGCCCTGGGTGAACTGGTGGCGGGCGTGGCCCATGAAATCAACACCCCGGTGGGGGTGGCGCTGTCCGCCGGTTCGACCCTGGCGGAGAAGCAGCGGATCCTCGAGGAGATCTTTGCCCAGGGCGGCATGAAACGATCCGATCTGACCGCCTATCTGGAGGAGGCGCGGGAAGGGACCGAGATGATCCTCATCAACCTCAACCGAGCCTCGGATCTGATCCGCAGCTTCAAGATGGTGGCGGCCGATCAGGTTTCGGAAAGCCGCCGTCTGTTCAACGTCCGGCACTATCTCGACGAAATCCTTCTCAGCCTGCGGCCCAAGCTGAAAAAGACCCGGCATCGGGTCGAGATCGTCTGCGATCCGGAATTGACGATCGAAAGCTATCCGGGGGCCTTTTCCCAGATTCTCACCAATTTGATCGTCAACTCCCTCATCCATGGCTTTGCCCCTGATCAGGCGGGCGAAATCCGCATCGAGGTGCACCGGACCGGCAGCACGCTCGAATTCCGCTACGCCGACAACGGCAGGGGGATGGACCGGGAGATCGTCGAGCGCATCTTTGAGCCGTTTTTCACCACCGCCCGCAGTCAGGGCTCCACCGGCCTGGGGATGCACATTGTGTTTAATATCGTCACCCGCACCCTGCACGGCGCCATCGCCTGCGAGAGTGCGCCGGGACAGGGGACCGCTTTTTGCATCACCATGCCCGTTTGA
- a CDS encoding DUF3369 domain-containing protein: MNDADEILFKDEPPEPPRSPEDQTAAAGEPWKILIVDDEADVHSVTTFMIRGLDYLGRRFQFFHAYSGGEARRILAEQQDLAVVLLDVVMESDDSGLQLVHFIREELKNRSVRIVLRTGQPGKAPAAKVILEYDINDYKEKTELTLDKMLVTVISALRSYHFITTIENNRLGLKKIIEASADIFERQSLQKLGSGVLSQLTSILRLHDDALGKGASGLTASGANGQSVVLAATGQFCRYVNRPVGEIDTELMNTTLRLAQSQRHGFYCQDGKCAWYFKSQTGSENFLYFEIDKELDENDHDLLELFFTNVSLAFDNLFLNKGIEDTQKEIIFQIAETMECRSAETGSHVRRVAEYAYLLALKSGLGEEEAEMLKLASTPHDLGKIGIPDSILNKPGPLTPEEYSIIKTHVYRGHDLLINSSSPIVRAAARIVLQHHERWDGQGYPQGLKGEEIHIHGRIISVADVLDALSNRRVYHEAWSWEEVFVHFREQRGKHFDPQLVDILLDHQEEFKAIWSRYNAVGMQFP; encoded by the coding sequence ATGAACGATGCCGATGAAATCCTGTTCAAGGATGAGCCGCCGGAGCCGCCCCGAAGCCCTGAAGACCAGACGGCCGCTGCCGGCGAGCCGTGGAAGATTCTCATTGTCGACGACGAGGCCGATGTGCATTCGGTCACCACCTTCATGATTAGGGGATTGGATTATCTGGGGCGCAGATTCCAATTTTTTCATGCCTACAGCGGCGGGGAGGCGCGTCGGATCCTGGCCGAACAGCAGGATCTGGCCGTGGTCCTGCTTGATGTGGTCATGGAGAGCGATGACAGCGGCCTGCAGCTGGTCCATTTCATCCGGGAGGAATTGAAAAACCGCAGCGTGCGCATCGTTCTCCGCACCGGCCAGCCGGGAAAGGCGCCAGCCGCCAAGGTGATCCTCGAGTACGACATCAACGACTACAAGGAAAAGACCGAGCTGACCCTCGACAAGATGCTGGTCACGGTCATCTCGGCCCTGCGCAGCTATCATTTCATCACCACCATCGAAAACAACCGCCTGGGGTTGAAAAAGATCATCGAAGCCTCGGCAGACATCTTTGAACGCCAGTCCCTGCAAAAGCTTGGCAGCGGCGTGCTCAGCCAGTTGACCTCCATCCTCCGGCTGCACGACGATGCCCTGGGCAAAGGCGCTTCCGGCCTCACCGCCTCGGGCGCCAATGGGCAGTCGGTGGTGCTGGCGGCCACCGGCCAGTTCTGCCGATACGTGAATCGACCGGTGGGCGAAATCGATACCGAACTGATGAACACGACCCTGCGACTCGCGCAGTCCCAGCGCCATGGCTTTTACTGCCAGGACGGCAAGTGCGCCTGGTACTTCAAGAGCCAGACCGGCTCGGAGAATTTTCTCTATTTTGAAATCGACAAGGAGCTGGACGAAAACGACCACGACTTGCTGGAGCTGTTTTTCACCAATGTGTCCCTGGCTTTTGACAACCTCTTCCTCAACAAGGGGATCGAGGACACCCAGAAGGAAATTATTTTCCAGATCGCCGAAACCATGGAGTGCCGTTCGGCCGAAACCGGCAGCCACGTCCGCCGGGTGGCCGAATATGCGTATCTGCTGGCCTTGAAATCCGGCCTGGGTGAAGAGGAGGCCGAGATGCTCAAGCTGGCCTCCACTCCGCACGACTTGGGCAAGATCGGCATTCCCGACTCGATCCTCAACAAACCGGGGCCGCTCACCCCGGAAGAATACTCGATCATCAAGACCCATGTCTATCGCGGCCACGACCTGCTGATCAACTCATCCAGTCCGATTGTCAGGGCGGCGGCCCGCATCGTTTTGCAGCATCACGAACGGTGGGACGGGCAGGGCTACCCCCAGGGGCTGAAGGGCGAAGAGATCCATATCCACGGCCGGATCATCAGTGTGGCCGATGTGCTCGACGCCCTGTCCAACCGGCGGGTCTACCACGAGGCGTGGTCCTGGGAGGAAGTTTTTGTCCATTTTCGCGAACAGCGGGGCAAGCACTTCGATCCGCAGCTGGTGGATATCCTTTTGGATCACCAGGAGGAGTTCAAGGCGATCTGGTCGCGCTACAACGCCGTGGGGATGCAATTTCCCTGA
- a CDS encoding SEC-C metal-binding domain-containing protein, translating into MGKIGRNHPCPCGSGKKYKHCCLPATQAGAAGSPTNQMKISLMAAIERIQALAADKKAAFHELGVFLFYSDQEGDAWLLEITESDAVQLARGGARLEVPIDENPETIEINFSHTFAFRDRQLVLTAYADKAETQLERAPGQQIHAAIRRLYKRYPKEMLERMHVEPEHGAGA; encoded by the coding sequence ATGGGAAAAATCGGCAGAAATCACCCCTGCCCCTGCGGTTCGGGAAAAAAATACAAACACTGCTGTCTGCCCGCCACGCAGGCGGGGGCGGCCGGCAGCCCCACCAATCAGATGAAGATATCGCTGATGGCGGCGATCGAAAGGATCCAGGCATTGGCGGCGGACAAGAAGGCTGCGTTCCATGAACTGGGCGTGTTCCTGTTCTACAGCGATCAGGAAGGAGACGCCTGGCTGCTGGAGATCACCGAGTCCGATGCGGTGCAACTTGCCCGTGGCGGCGCACGGCTGGAGGTGCCCATCGACGAGAATCCGGAGACCATCGAGATCAACTTCAGCCATACGTTTGCCTTCCGCGATCGCCAACTGGTTCTCACCGCCTATGCCGACAAGGCCGAAACCCAGCTGGAGCGGGCGCCCGGCCAGCAGATCCACGCCGCCATCCGTAGGCTGTACAAGCGGTATCCCAAGGAAATGCTTGAACGGATGCACGTGGAGCCCGAGCACGGCGCCGGGGCGTAA
- a CDS encoding VanZ family protein, translated as MALRYRWYRLLPVTLVMGGIFYLSHQTGDSLALPDIVNIDKFLHCLVYTVLGVSFLYALPPSWRHRHPLLAACATVLFCFGYGISDEMHQFFVPGRFVSAGDLLADALGGLLAAMSEKGRKELVIFFKKNKYLIKI; from the coding sequence ATGGCACTCCGGTACCGATGGTATCGCCTCCTCCCCGTGACCCTGGTCATGGGGGGGATTTTTTATCTTTCCCACCAAACGGGCGACAGCCTCGCCCTGCCTGACATCGTCAATATCGATAAATTCTTACACTGTCTGGTTTACACGGTGCTGGGAGTGTCCTTTCTCTATGCCTTGCCGCCGTCCTGGCGGCATCGGCATCCCTTGTTGGCCGCTTGTGCCACGGTCCTGTTCTGTTTTGGGTACGGCATTTCCGATGAAATGCACCAATTCTTTGTTCCAGGAAGGTTTGTCAGCGCGGGGGATTTGCTTGCCGATGCCCTAGGCGGCCTGTTGGCGGCGATGAGCGAGAAAGGGCGGAAAGAGTTGGTGATTTTTTTTAAAAAAAACAAATATTTAATTAAAATATAG
- a CDS encoding PEP-CTERM sorting domain-containing protein: MKKRLLTVWATGLFVLAASSGAQALTINSGAIEVGSIDTLLTSTISPNSGEEAEVNWVNGVLGTTYTVANYFKDDFDWDDPGFVNPWKTVDGSNNDGWAYDLLSDGGYFLIKTGNFKVVDSTGKEVQGVTLPDTFLYQNDPSEDWAVVSLSGIALHLNTYLAQNYSGQYSVAAFDLTKLSHLGEFNNPIPEPATMLLFGTGIAGLAAVARRRKN, encoded by the coding sequence ATGAAGAAGCGTTTATTGACGGTATGGGCGACCGGCTTGTTTGTGCTGGCAGCATCAAGTGGTGCGCAAGCCCTCACCATTAATAGTGGCGCCATAGAGGTAGGATCTATCGATACGTTGCTGACCAGTACGATATCGCCCAATAGTGGAGAAGAAGCAGAAGTGAATTGGGTCAATGGTGTTCTTGGCACAACGTACACAGTGGCCAATTATTTCAAAGACGATTTTGATTGGGATGATCCAGGGTTTGTAAACCCTTGGAAGACGGTTGACGGAAGCAACAACGATGGGTGGGCGTATGACCTTTTGAGCGATGGTGGCTATTTTCTCATCAAAACGGGCAACTTCAAGGTGGTTGACTCAACGGGAAAGGAGGTTCAAGGGGTAACGCTCCCCGATACCTTTCTTTATCAAAACGATCCCAGCGAGGATTGGGCAGTTGTATCCCTTTCAGGAATCGCACTTCATTTGAATACCTATTTGGCCCAAAATTATTCTGGCCAATATTCCGTGGCAGCTTTTGACTTGACGAAATTAAGCCACCTTGGTGAATTCAATAATCCCATCCCCGAGCCGGCCACCATGCTGCTCTTCGGTACCGGCATCGCCGGCTTGGCAGCCGTTGCCCGGCGAAGAAAGAACTGA